Within the Emticicia oligotrophica DSM 17448 genome, the region AGTGGCACTTGGAGTTTTTCCGCCATATTTTTTCCCCCATCTTTACCAAAAAGATAATATTTGTTATTGGGTAATTCAGCAGGAGTAAAGTAAGCCATATTTTCAACGATACCTAAAATCGGCACATTGATTTGCTGCTGACGAAACATTGAAACACCTTTGGTAACGTCGGCTAAAGCTACTTTTTGTGGGGTTGTGACAACGACAGCTCCTGTAAGTGGAACCGTTTGAACAAGGGTAAGATGAATATCACCAGTGCCCGGAGGAAGGTCAATTAACAAATAGTCCAAATCGCCCCAATCAACATCACCAAAAAATTGTCGTAGTGCCTGACTAGCCATTGGCCCACGCCAAACAACTGCACTTTCGGGCGGTGTTAGGAAACCAATAGAAATCATTTTAATGCCATATTGTAAGATTGGGTTAATCATGTTTTTACCATCTTTTTGTGTAATCAATGGTTGTACATCTTCAGCACCAAACATAATCGGAATTGAAGGCCCAGAAATATCAGCATCAATAATACCAACTTTAGCACCCGATTTTTTTAACGCCATTGCCAAATTTACTGTAACAGTAGATTTTCCTACTCCACCTTTACCTGAGGATACAGCAATGATATTTTTTACACTTGATAATACAGGTGCATTATTTCTGATAGAGGTTACGTCGGCTGTCATATTAACTGTAACCTGAACATCAGGGTTTAGGTGTTTATGTATAGCATCAACGCAATTTTTCTTGATAAGTTCTTTGAGCGGACATGCTGGGGTTGTTAGAACAACCGTGAATGTTACTTGATTTACTCCTACCTCAATATCTTTAATCATATTGAGCGTAACTAGGTCTTTCTTTAAATCAGGCTCCTCAACTGTACTGAGGGCTTGTAGCACTTTTTCTTTAGTGATGGTTAGTTCTCCCATTTTTGTATTGTTGTACGGGGTAATGTACGGGTCTAAGTAATTATTTTTCCTTTCAGGACTGCCACTTCTGAGCCTTGAGCATGAAGTACTGAAATTGGCTGCTTATCTTTTAAAAAAGCGAATTCTTTACCATAAAGTTCCTCAAAATTACACAAGATTTGGTACTTATTCACTCTATGTACCAACCAACGTGGGTGTTGTACTTGATATTCATTGGTTTTTTGTGTAGAATAAGCCGCATAACCCCAATAATGTTCTGTGATAAATTCTTCTTCGCTTCCTAAACTTATGGTTTGTGGAGTTAAATCTGACCAAACTTGTAAACTATTCCAACCAGAACGCGACTTCCACTCGTATTGTGCAGATATTTCATGATTATCTGTTATAATCTTATGATTGCAAGGGTGGGTTGCGTAATTCTCCCTGTAAAGTGAATTGGCAATCAAAGTAATCATAGCTTTTGGTACGATTTCTTTCACAAAAACAACTCCTCTTTTCCATTCACCGTTATCGTTGTAGCGTACATAAAAGCGTAGGTTCACTTCTTCAAAGTTAGTATGAAAGGGGAATTTAATACCTAGCACCTGCGTATCGAAAAACTGAAAGCCCACTAAACTTACATAGCACCGACCATTCCAAAAATCGAGTTCGGTTTTGTAGGGGAGGTGTTTCTTTAGAATTTCTGGCGAAACTTCATAATTGGCCATTACTAAGTTTTGCCACTTTGCTTTTAAAAAGGTGTTACCAAACATTTTGAATAGGCTTTTAAACAAAAAAACTATAAAACGATGCAATTGTTACATCGTTTTACAGTTTTTTGTTGAGTTTTTTATGCCGCCACTAATTGCGAACGTACTAACTCAATTTCGCTGGTAACATCAATTTTATTACTCAAAATTGTTAGTTTTTCTAGCAAATCGTTGAGAAACCTTTGATGAGCAGGCGTATCAACTTGAATAGGACGATGATTAAGCGACATTTTTACTTTATTCCACTCTTTTAGGAAAATATTTAAGTCTTCGGTAAAGTAAGTATTTGCAAATTTCTCAAAAATATATTGCTCTGCTTGCTCATTCGGATGAATCATATCTGCCTTGTAGAAACGATAATCACGAAGGTCATCCATCATGATTTCATAACTAGGAAAATAATGTACATCGCTAAAATCTTGCTCCAAATGATAGCACGCAGTACGGAGAATACTCTTACTTACGGAGTTGAGTTGGAGTGTTTCACGCGTATGGCGTACTGGGCTCACGGTCAACAAGATTTTTATCTTATTGTTTTGCATTTTCAAAGTTTCATACATCGGACGGAATTTCATGATAATGTCCTTTACATTGAGTAGTTCTTTTTTGAAGTGCGAAGCAGGTGTTTTATGGCAATTTGATACAATTTGACTGTTTTCCTTGAGCTGATAAACAATTGATGTGCCAAGCGTAATGACTAAAAAGTTTGCTTTACGAAGAAACTGATTTACGTTTCTGTGCGTAAGGTTTAACTCTTTTTCAAGCTCTTCTTTCGAATGGGCATAAAACTTCGAATGAAAATCATAATGTTGCCATATTCCATTATTTTCAAGCATAAGATGCTTAAAAATGGGTTGATTTTGCAAACTATGACTAATTAGCTTGAATATCGAAGCGGGGTTAAATACAGTGCCATAAGGATTACAAAGGCATTGTAGTTTATTGTCAGTTAACTGACTACCTATGACCTCGGAAAAACACGAACCAACGGTCATGATTTTTGAGTCAGTGCTGATTTTGAAGCGAGCGGGTGCCACTTCAATTTCAGTACGAAAATCCATTTTATTTATTTTAGGGGTTAGTTATAGTAAATTGACTGATAATCAATTACTTGCGAAGGTAAATTTATATTAGAACACTTGCAAATTATTTCGTAAAAAAATGCAAAATTTAATATGAAGCTACTTAGAGCTGATTCTGAGCATTCGGAATAGATAAGCAAATTAGAATGTTTAACTAGGATTTATTGCGTACTTGAAAGACTATGTAGAGTCATCATTTTGTTATTCTCGCTTTAAGTAAGATTCGACTTTTTAGAAAACTGGAATTTTATTTTATTCAAAGGAAAAATTCCTATTAGTAAAACTGAACAGAAATTTTTAAACCATAATATCACCAACAAAGGTGTCATAAGGAGACATAAAAGATTAAAGTTTCTCTACTTTTTTTAATTTATGCATCGGCTAAACAAATGCTTTCGTCTATGTTTTTGAACCAAACCAATAGACGTTGATAATGAAAAGATTTCTTCTTTATTTTCTATTACTACTTATTTTTTTACCAAAAGAATCAGCCGCACAAGTGCCTAAAATGGCGGAAGTAAACACAAAGGTCATCAAAGATGAGTTTTACAATAATATTCCGTTAACTACCATTTTAGCTGATTTAGAAGAAAAGTATGGCTTAAAACTACTTTATGATAAAGATTTGTTGAAGTCATATAATGTTACTCACTGGTTTTCGAATGAAACGATTGAATCGGGTTTGAGGTCAATATTGAAAAAACTACCACTCAAGCAATTTATTGATGAAAATGGATTTATAAGCATTGTCCCAAAATCTGCAAAGATTGAAACCATTGTAGATAAACAGTATAATGGAAAGGCTGATAAGACCAATTTTACACTTACAGGAAGAATCATAGACATCACTAATGGCGAGAATCTTCCTTTTGCATCGGTTAAAGTAAAAGGCGAACAAATAGGTAGTCAGTCGAATGTTGATGGATATTTTACCCTTCTCAAAGTGCCATCAGATACCGTTACATTAGAGATTTCGTATGTGGGTTACCGGACACGAGATTATCATCTAAATCCTAAGCTTGATGTAAATGATTTAAAAATTGAAATTGAGCCTGCAGTTGATATGCTCGATGAGGTGATAGTTGAGGGTGAAAAGACCGAGGTTTTGAAAGCAAATGAAATTGTGGGTATGATAAAAATGACCCCAAGAAACATTGCTAAATTGCCAAATGTTGGTGAGCGTGACCCTTTCAGAGCTTTTCAATTAATGCCAGGTGTAAGTGCTTCAAATGAATCTTCCTCGGGGCTTTATGTACGTGGAGGTACGCCAGACCAAACATTGGTGCTTTATGATGGATTTACAGTTTATCATGTTGACCACCTTTTTGGTTTTTTTTCTGCCTTTAACTATAATGCAATAAAAGATATTCAGCTTTATAAAGGTGGTTTTGATGCGAAATTCGGTGGTCGTATTTCAGCCGTTGCTGAAATTACAGGTAAAGATGGAAATAAAAAAGAGTTTAATTCTGGTGTGGATTTAAGCTTATTAAGTACGAATGCTTACATTGAAACCCCAATTGGTAAAAACTTTACTTTTTTGGTAGCTGCTCGTAGATCATATAAAGGACCATTATATAATAAGTTATTTAAGCGGTTTACAAGTGAAAATCAGACACAAACGCAGCAACAACAAGGTCCTGGTTTTCCTGGTGGTGGACGTTTCGGTAGTTTTAGTGCGAACCAGGTGGCAAGTTCTTATTTCTACGACTTGAATTCAAAACTTACTTTTACTCCCAATAAAAAAGACATTATTTCACTCAGTTTGTATAATGGAACTGATAATATGGATAATTCTTCTAGTTCGAATTTGGGAGGATTAGGAGGCTTTGGTGGAAGAAACATCGGACTTAATACTTCAAATACCGATGTATCCAACTGGGGAAATTTAGGTGGTAGTTTGAAATGGTCAAGACGTTGGAGTGATAAATTTTATAGTAATTCATTGATATGTTACTCCAATTATTATAGTACGCGTGATAATAGTCGAACTATTTCAACTACTCGAGATGGCACAAGTCGAGATGTGAAAATCGGACAGTTAGAAGATAATAATCTAAATGATTTTACCGCGAAAACCGATTTCGAGTGGCAAGCTTTCAGAGGGAATAAGTTAGATTTTGGCTTACAATATACTAAAAACATTATTAAATATACTTACAGTCAAAATGATACAATTACGGTTTTGAATCGAAATGATAAAGGAGCTACCGCCACATTTTATGTTCAAGATAATATAAAACTCTTCGACGGACGCCTGCATTTAATTCCGGGGGTACGCATTACTAATTTTGATGTAACAAAGAAAAATTACGTTGAGCCTCGTTTCTCAGCGAACCTAAATATCACAAAACAATTTAAATTGAAAGCTGCGGCGGGTGTTTATTATCAGTTTGTTAAGCAAATAAACAGAGAAGATATTTCACAAGGAAATCGTAATTTTTGGATTCTTTCAAATGCCGAGTCTTTGCCCGTTACGAAGTCAAATCATTTAATTTTAGGAGGAAGCTATGAGTTAGCAAATTACTTGTTCGATGTAGAATTCTACCAGAAAAATAGTACAAATATCACAGAATATACATTGCGTTTTGTGCCTAAAATTGGTCGAGGTTTAAGTGTATCAGAAACGTTTTTTAATGGTTCAGAGATTGTACGCGGAGTTGATGTGTTGATTCAGCGAAAGTTTGGAGATTTCAATGGTTGGATTGGATATACTTTGGCAGAAGCCAAAAGAAATATCTCTGCTTTTTCTGATAAACCTTATTATTCAGACCAAGATGTTCGCCATCAATTTAAGGCAATTGGCTCTTATAAATATAAAAGGTGGGATTTTGCTGCTACTTGGATTTACTCTTCGGGCCGCCCATATACTTCTATTTTGGGAGCATATCAGTTAGTGCTTTTGGATGGTTCAGTGAAAAACTTTACAAATCCTTCAGATAAAAATGCAAACCGTTTTCCTGCTTATCATCGAATGGATGTTTCGGCAACATATAATTTTAGCTCTCATTTCAATGTAACTTTTTCAATATTTAATCTTTATAACCGTAGTAATGTATGGTATAAGCGTTTCCAAGTAATTAAAGAAGATGATATTACTGCATTGCAGATTACTAATGTGAAGTATTTAGGTATTACACCAAACGTTACATTAAGTTGGAAATTGAAGTAATTGATAAAGAACAAGAAAAATTAAAGTGTTTTCTAAAATGAAAAATATAAATATCAGCTTTTTCCTGTTGAGTTTCCTAATATTTTTGGGGAGTTGCACAGAAACAAATACCGTGATTAACCCAGGCGATAAGCCTGTTGTTGAGGCATATTTAGCCCCTAATCACCCAGTAAGTCTAAAACTTTATTCAGAAATCCCTTATTCAGATACTTCTGAGGGTGTTTCTCAGCCAATTGATGGAGTTTCTATCAAAATTATTGGTAGTAATGGAAAAACGTTTACACTTTCTTCTCAGGGAAGTGGCTTGTACACATCAGCTAATAATGAACTAATTGGCCCAGCAGGCACCACGTATTCGTTAGAATTTGATTTCAAAGGTAGAAAAGTTAGAGCAACTACTGAAATTCCAAGTAAACCCATAAATTTCAAAAGTGATAAAACCGAAATTTCACGCACTCAAATTGATTTATCAAATTTCACTCCAGGGAGTGGAGGAGGGATTCGTCCGGGTGGAGGATTTAACCAAGAAAATACTTCGGTCAATTTAACGTGGAGTAATCCAAATAATTACTATCATTTTGTAGCTGTTGAAAATGTAGAGGAAAACCGTGTGCAAATTATTATCCCGCCATCTGGGTCAAGTTTTCCAAGTTTTAGATTTTTCAATGAACCACTTATTGGTAGCTCGAATGTTGTTCGTTCGCAAAGTTTCCAATTTTTCGGAAAGCACGATATTATTTTATACCGTGTAAATGGCGAATATGCTGCTTTGTATCAAGCCACAGGTACTACCTCTCAGAATCTTAGTACACCTCCAACAAGCATTATCAATGGATTAGGGATTTTTACGGGTATTAATGCCGATACTGTGAAGTTTGTAGTGAACAAGAATTAAATTTATATCTATTTTTTAAGGTTAGTAAACAGATAAAGGGTTGGCCTTCGCCAACCCATTTATTTTTTACTTCTTCAACAATTATTCTTCCTCAGCGAATTGTCCTCCCATGCTTATATTACTTCCAAAGAAAAGGGCGTTTAGGAAAAGTTTATTCGTGCCAAACCAAGTTCCTCTGAAATTTGGGTCGTCAGAAAATAAAATTACCCGACCATTTCCTTCATAATTTATATTTATTGCCGCCGAATTGGCAATTCTTTTCAAAGATTCTGGATGTACATAGCCCGTAATTCGTGGGTTGGCAGTATAGACTAAAACAGAGTTTGCAGCTCCCGTACTTCTCTCTAAAACTGTATTGTTATTTCTGTAAATAGCCATTTTTTTGTTAGTATAACCGAAACCAATTGGACTAGTAATATCAAGTTCAGCTTCAAAAATAGCTCCACCTGTTTGTTTGGCTCCTTCAGCAGCTTGAAAATCTTCAAATGCGATTCGAGTTTTATTTCTACTACTATCTGCTTTTACCTCTCTTAACTTTTCTTTCGCAATATCTTGTTTAATTACCCATTCAGTTCCTGTTTTTAAGGTGATAAGCGTACCACCGTTTGCTACCCAAGCTTTTAGTTTTTGAGCAGATGCTTTATCTAACGCTGAATAGTTTCCACCAACTAAAACTATCGTATTGTAGCGATTGATATTCAAACGTGCAAAATTATAAACTTCTACCTTCGTTATAGGCATACCAATTTTTGTATCGAGTAAATGCCAAACTTCTCCCGCTTCAGAAGCAGTTACTCCTCCACCAACAAGCATCATGGCTTGTGGTTTTTTTACGGATTGAAAACTATTACTGCCCAAATCAATTCCAGTACTGCTAAAGCCTGTTGATACAGGCTCTATATTAACACCTGTATTTTGTGAAATTTGCTTGAGTTTTTGAAATAATTCTTCAGAGCTTATCTTTTGTTTTTGCACCGAAATAAGTAATGTTCCGTGTCCGTATTCTTTTCCTCCAATACTAAATTTTTTGAATGCTGCTTTAGTGAGAATTTGATTTTCTAGTAATTGATTTAAAGCTTTTGGTGCATAGTAATCTGTCCAATCAATAAGATAAGCATACTCACTTTTATTGAATGAATTTGGATTTGGCTTTAAGTCAGCTTTCGTAATTCGTTCACCTTTTGAAAATGCTCCTTTTATTTCGGCGTGTGGTAAACCATAGGCTAAAGCTAAATTCCAAGCCGATGCATCATAAAATAAGCTATCTGCGAAGGTAGTTGGGCGGTCGAAAATAGAGCGAACCATTAGATATTGAGGCTGTGCCGAAGGAATAAGGATTGCTTTACCTTTTTTGAAAGTCTGGCCTGATTCACTCATATCATTATTCAAATGATAAAACTCAATATTGTGTTGAAGTAATAAATCCCAAAAAGCTCTATTGCGGCTTTGGTCGTAAGAATCACCGATGATATATGCTTTTGTTGGAAATTTTTGTCCTTGAGCAATAGTTTCATTGAAGAAGTTTCGCTGATGCTTTAGTAAAGTTTCTTTTTCGACCAAAGATGCTCTAATGGTAGCTAAAGCATTCACTAATTGATTTCTAACAGTAAATCCAAAGCTTAAATCTCCGTTTTGACTTTCTTGTAAATGTCCGCGTGAACTTGCTTGTTCAAATAAAAGTCCCAAACCACCTTCCATATCAGGGTAACTTGAACCATAGCCGGGATAGAAATTATCGAAAGATTCTTTAGTATAATATAATGATCCTATTTCATTCATAGCTTGCTCAAAATATTTGGCAAATTTGCTATTTAGGTCTTTATAAACAGTTTTGGGCACAAGCGGATTTTCGGCATTTTCTTTAGTTGGTTCAAAAAAATGAGAGGCATTGGTACCCATTTCGTGAAAATCTGTTACAACATTTGGCAGCCATTGATGATAATACGCCAAGCGATTTCTACTTTCTACATTTACTGCCAAATACCAGTCACGGTTCAAGTCAAACCAGTAATGATTCGTTCGTCCACCCGGCCAGACCTCATTGTGTTCACGGTCGTTGGCATCAGCAACCATTGGGTCGCCTTTGTGCATATTTGCCCAATGGGTGTGTCGGTCACGGCCATCGGGATTAATTACGGGTTCCATTAAAATTACCGCATTTTTCAGCCAATTGAGTGCTTCTGGGTCTTGGGTTGCCGTCAAATAGTAGGCAGTAAGAATAGAAGCTTCTCCACCAGAAGGTTCATTGCCATGCACATTGTATCCCAACCAGATTATCGCTGGAGCTTTTTGTGTATCAGGCATTGGTTTTGAAGGGTCAGTAAGGGCTAAGTGTTCTTTTCTAATTTCTTCTAAGCGATTGATATTTTCAGGAGCTGAAAATGTTACAATTATTTGTTCTCGATGCTCATTAGTTTCTCCTATTTTTTGTACCGTTACTCGGTCAGATACTCGGTCGAGTTCACGCATATACTCCACTAATTTATCATGTCGAGTATGATGCAAACCGATACCATAGCCAAGAAATTGCTCGGGTGTTGGAATTGCAGGGTTTAGCTGTTTTTTAGGAAAAAAATAATCTTTTTGGGCATTAGATTGATATAAATAGCCCAATAAGAAGAGCAACGTTAGTAGTTTCTTCACGTTTTTTTAGGGTTTAGTTTGTGATAATTTATTTAAAAAAATGGGAGGATACTTTCAGAATCCCCCCATTTTTTTTCTGAGCGAAAGAGGACTCATATCAGTCCAAGCTTGCTCAATATACTCAAGACACTCTTTTTTTGTTCCAGTTTTACCTATATCTTTCCAGCCTAAAGGGTTTTCTCTAACAACAGGCCAAATACTATATTGTTCTTCGTGGTTTACTAAAACCTTATAAAGAATTTCGTCTTCGTAGTCCATAGTTGTAATGGGATAGAGATTAGATTTTTCAACTTTAAACTAATCGCTTTTTCGAAGAAAAACAAGCATTTTTAGATAATTATTTTCATTTTATCATTACCGAATAGACAAATGTAATTTATTGAATTCCAGCCTTTTGAATATAATTTATTTAAAAAGTATTATGATTCTTTGAGTACGTATATTGTATCGGTATTTCTGCCATAACCATCATAGTCTAGTCCATAACCTAATACAAATTTATTTGGAATTTCAAAACCCACATAGTCTAGTTTCAGTGGTACTTTTAAAGCTTCTGGCTTAAAAAGCATGGTCATGATTTTGATAGAGGCTGGTTGGTTTGAAGCTAACTGACCTAAAATTTCTTGCATTGTCATTCCAGTATCAACAATATCCTCAACAATTATTATATGACGGTCTTTAATGTCTTCTTTTAAACCTAATACTTGTTTTACTTTTCCAGTAGATTCGGTGCTTTGGTAGGAAGACACTCGGATGAATGTCACCTCACATTCAATGTCAATTGATTTGAACAAATCGGCAACAAACATAAAGGAACCATTCAGCACGCCAATTAAAAGAGGATTTTTTCCAGCATAATCTTTGTTAACTTCTTGAGCTAACTCTTTGATTCTGTTTTGAAGTGATTCGGATTCGATGAAAGGAACGAACGTTTTGTCTCTAATTTGCTTCATTTGATTGCAATTTTAAATCAAAATGCAAGTTAGTAAATTGATTTGAAATTACCTTTGTGTATTGAATACTTCAAAGTGGTGAATATTTTATGTAAAATAATTTTAAGAAAATTTTAAGGTTTGCATAATTTGATGCAAAATCAAGCGTTAAAGATGCATAAATCCAAAAGTATGAATATCGTGAATCCAATATTTTTTAAACGAGTTATTAATTTAAGTGCTATATTATTATTGGTGCTATTGAGCCAGCTTGCTCAAGCACAGTTTTCTTGGTTTGGTGGTACTACTAAGAAAAAACAACATGAGGTTCTTTTAGCTAATAGGGCCATTCAGATTGAAGCCACACAAGCAATCAATAATATGTATAATTTCAAGTTCGATGCCGCAGAACGTGATTTTAGGTGGTTGACCGTTAAATATCCTGAGCACCCCATTGGTTTTTTCTTGATTGGTTTGAATGAATGGTGGAAAATTGTTCCTGATACCAAAGATGAATCGCACGATGATGCCTTTTTTGCTAATATGGATAGAGCAATTGATTTAGCCGATGAAATGCTTGATGATGACGATGGAGATAAGGAAGCGGCATTTTTCGAAGCGGCAGCTTATGCATTCAAAGGGCGTTTACACACCGAACGTGGAAATTGGGTAAAAGCAGCTTGGGCAGGAAAACAGGCATTGAAATATTTGGATAAGTGTCGTGGTTTCGGTGATTTTAATCCTGAATTAGCCATTGGTGACGGACTTTATAACTATTATTCTAAGTGGATTCCGGAAAATTATCCTTCATTGAAACCCATGCTTATTTTCTTTCATAAAGGTGTAAAAGCCGAAGGAATCAAGCAATTAGAATATGTTGCTTCCAATGCTTTTTATACTCGAATGGAGGCTAAATACTTTTTGATGCAAATTTATTCGATGGAAAATCAGCATCAGAAAGCTTATTATGAAGCTGCTCAAATGCATGCTATTTATCCTGATAATTCATTTTTTCATCGTTACGCAGCCCGTACCGCCTTTATGCTCGGAAAAGCAGATGAAGCTGAAAAATTAGCAGAAGAACTATTAGCTAATGTGAACGTTGCAAAATATGGTTATGAAAGTACCGCAGGACGTTATGCTGCTTATATTTTAGGATATATCAATTTTAATTACCGTCGAAATTATCCAAAAGCTAAGGAATATTATCAAAAAACAATTGATTTTGCTCTACAGAATGATTCAAAAGATTCTGGCTATTTTTGGGGAGCGAACTTAGGCTTAGGAAAAATTGCCAGTGCAGAGAAAGATTATCAAAGTGCCCTACAATATTTTAATGTGGTACTCAGTAACGCCGATAAAAAATTAGAAATTCATAAAGAAGCTAAAAAATTAATAGAAGATACAAAAAAGCTTCTGAAAGCCGAAAAGAAAAAGAAATAAGCTCTTTTGTACAATTTTAAGCCTTTTAGAAGTATTTTTGGATAAATTTACCAAATGAAATGCTTCATCTAAAAAAAATAAAGGTTGCATTCTTTTCCATTCTGATAATACAATGCTGTTGTTTTCAGAATGGAAAACTCTATGCTCAAAATCTTACCCGTGGGCCATATCTTCAGCAATTAAGTTCAAATGGGGTAATTATTCGCTGGCGTACCGATATTCAAAGCAATAGTATTATAAACTTCTCAACTGCTGAAAGTTCAAGTACTTTCTCTCAAAAAATTGAAGAATCTACCCAAGAACACATTGTTCAATTAACGAATCTTCAACCCAATACAAAATATTTTTATTCAGTTGTTTCAGGTGCAAAGACTTTAGCTTCTGGTAAAGATTTCTACTTTATTACTGCACCAACTGCAGGAAATACTCGTCCTATCAATATTTGGGCGATGGGTGACTTTGGAGATGACTCGAAAGAAGTATATGTCAAGAATCAAAATGCAGTTCGAGAACAGTATTTAAAGAATAAATCAAATTATACAGATTTGTGGCTTTGGTTGGGTGATAACGCCTATTGTTGTGGAACTGATATAGAATACCAAAGACAAATTTTTGATTTCTATGGAAGTAGTATTTTGGGAAATACAGTTTTTTTTCCGTCTCCCGGAAATCATGAATATTATGAAACTTCGACTGGACAAGTAGATAAAAAGATAAATTACTTTAACGTAATTAGTGTACCAACTAAGGCTGAAATGGGCGGAGTTGCTTCAAATACGAAAGAATATTATTCATTCAATTACAGTAATATCCATTTTATATCGCTTGATTCCTATGGTTTAGATGAAGGAAAATATCGACTTTCTGATGCGAGAAGTAAACAATATCAATGGCTTATTTCTGATTTAGAGGCCAATAAAGGTAAATCTTTATGGACGATTGTATTCTTCCATCATCCACCATATACTAAACGCTCACATGATTCAAATGCCG harbors:
- a CDS encoding MbtH family protein codes for the protein MDYEDEILYKVLVNHEEQYSIWPVVRENPLGWKDIGKTGTKKECLEYIEQAWTDMSPLSLRKKMGGF
- the hpt gene encoding hypoxanthine phosphoribosyltransferase, translated to MKQIRDKTFVPFIESESLQNRIKELAQEVNKDYAGKNPLLIGVLNGSFMFVADLFKSIDIECEVTFIRVSSYQSTESTGKVKQVLGLKEDIKDRHIIIVEDIVDTGMTMQEILGQLASNQPASIKIMTMLFKPEALKVPLKLDYVGFEIPNKFVLGYGLDYDGYGRNTDTIYVLKES
- a CDS encoding tetratricopeptide repeat protein yields the protein MNIVNPIFFKRVINLSAILLLVLLSQLAQAQFSWFGGTTKKKQHEVLLANRAIQIEATQAINNMYNFKFDAAERDFRWLTVKYPEHPIGFFLIGLNEWWKIVPDTKDESHDDAFFANMDRAIDLADEMLDDDDGDKEAAFFEAAAYAFKGRLHTERGNWVKAAWAGKQALKYLDKCRGFGDFNPELAIGDGLYNYYSKWIPENYPSLKPMLIFFHKGVKAEGIKQLEYVASNAFYTRMEAKYFLMQIYSMENQHQKAYYEAAQMHAIYPDNSFFHRYAARTAFMLGKADEAEKLAEELLANVNVAKYGYESTAGRYAAYILGYINFNYRRNYPKAKEYYQKTIDFALQNDSKDSGYFWGANLGLGKIASAEKDYQSALQYFNVVLSNADKKLEIHKEAKKLIEDTKKLLKAEKKKK